The Deltaproteobacteria bacterium genomic sequence AATGGTGGCCCCTCGGGCTCTGACCCTGCTTGCAGAAGAGGCCTTCAGAGACGTTTCCCACCTGCTGCGGCCCGCCCATCTGAAAAAAGTTGCCGCCATTTTCGACGACCCGGAAGCCTCGGCCAACGA encodes the following:
- a CDS encoding fumarate hydratase (catalyzes the formation of malate from fumerate), coding for MTEFQYQEMFPLGEDETEYRLVSKDHVTTASFEDREVIMVAPRALTLLAEEAFRDVSHLLRPAHLKKVAAIFDDPEASAN